The Micropterus dolomieu isolate WLL.071019.BEF.003 ecotype Adirondacks linkage group LG20, ASM2129224v1, whole genome shotgun sequence genome has a segment encoding these proteins:
- the LOC123959272 gene encoding isocitrate dehydrogenase [NAD] subunit alpha, mitochondrial-like isoform X1 → MVKPLTQVVGGALRRPALSSAAFSRGMQTVTLIPGDGIGPEISTAVMKIFEAAKAPIRWEERNVTAIKGPGGRWMIPPDAKESMDQNKIGLKGPLKTPIAAGHPSMNLLLRKTFDLYANVRPCISIEGYKTPYTDVNLVTIRENTEGEYSGIEHVIVDGVVQSIKLITEDASRRIAEYAFEYARNNQRTSVTAVHKANIMRMSDGLFLRKCREVAENFKDIKFTEMYLDTVCLNMVQDPTQFDVLVMPNLYGDILSDLCAGLIGGLGVTPSGNIGANGVAIFESVHGTAPDIAGLDMANPTALLLSAVMMLRHMGLHDYGNKIQTACFDTIRDKKVLTKDLGGNSKCSEFTADICRRIQDMD, encoded by the exons ATGGTGAAACCG CTGACCCAGGTGGTGGGGGGGGCCCTCAGGAGACCCGCTCTGTCTTCAGCTGCCTTTTCCAGAGGG atgCAGACCGTCACTCTGATTCCTGGAGACGGGATCGGGCCGGAGATCTCCACGGCGGTCATGAAGATCTTTGAAGCGGCCAAA GCTCCAATCAGGTGGGAGGAGAGGAACGTGACGGCCATCAAGGGACCCGGCGGCAGATGGATGATCCCTCCGGACGCCAAAGAGTCCATGGACCAGAACAAGATCGGACTGAAAG GACCCCTGAAGACGCCCATCGCCGCAGGTCACCCCTCCATGAACCTGCTCCTGAGGAAGACCTTCGACCTTTACGCCAACGTGCGACCCTGCATCTCCATCGAGGGCTACAAGACCCCGTACACCGACGTCAACCTGGTGACCATCCGAGAGAACACGGAGGGCGAGTACAGCGGCATCGAACACGTG ATCGTGGACGGCGTCGTTCAGAGCATCAAACTGATCACAGAGGACGCCAGCAGACGCATCGCAGAGTACGCCTTCGAGTACGCCAGGAACAACCAAAGAACCAGCGTGACGGCCGTCCACAAGGCCAACATCAT GCGGATGTCAGACGGGCTGTTCCTCAGAAAGTGTCGCGAGGTGGCCGAGAACTTCAAAGACATCAAGTTCACAGAGATGTACCTGGACACCGTTTGTCTCAAC ATGGTTCAGGATCCGACCCAGTTCGACGTGCTGGTCATGCCCAACCTGTACGGAGACATCCTCAG CGATCTGTGCGCCGGTCTGATCGGAGGCCTCGGAGTCACTCCCAGCGGGAACATCGGCGCCAACGGAGTCGCCATCTTTGAATCG gtCCACGGCACCGCCCCCGACATCGCCGGCCTGGACATGGCGAACCCCACCGCCCTGCTGCTCAGCGCTGTCATGATGCTGCGCCACATGGGTCTCCATGACTACGGCAACAAGATCCAGACGGCCTGTTTCGACACCATCAGAGACAAGAAG GTGCTGACGAAGGACCTGGGAGGAAACTCCAAGTGTTCGGAGTTTACAGCTGACATCTGCCGTCGCATCCAGGATATGGACTGA
- the LOC123958859 gene encoding ras-related protein Rab-8B → MAKTYDYLFKLLLIGDSGVGKTCLLFRFSEDAFNTTFISTIGIDFKIRTIELDGKKIKLQIWDTAGQERFRTITTAYYRGAMGIMLVYDITNEKSFDNIRNWIRNIEEHASSDVERMILGNKCDMNDKRQVSKERGEQLAIDCGIKFLETSAKSSINVEEAFMTLGRDIMTRLNRKMNDSNPPGGGGPVKITESRSKKSFFRCSLL, encoded by the exons ATGGCGAAGACGTACGACTATCTGTTCAAACTGCTGCTGATCGGGGACAGCGGCGTCGGTAAGACCTGCCTGCTGTTCCGGTTCAGCGAGGACGCCTTCAACACCACCTTCATCTCCACCATCG GAATCGACTTTAAAATCAGGACGATCGAGCTGGACGGCAAGAAGATCAAACTTCAGATCTG GGACACGGCAGGTCAGGAGCGCTTTAGGACCATCACCACGGCCTATTACAGAGGAGCCATG GGCATCATGCTGGTCTATGACATCACCAACGAGAAGTCCTTCGATAACATCAGGAACTGGATACGCAACATCGAGGAG caCGCGTCTTCAGACGTGGAGAGAATGATTCTGGGAAACAAGTGTGACATGAACGACAAGAGACAAGTGTCCAAGGAGCGAGGAGAGCAG CTGGCCATCGATTGTGGGATCAAGTTTCTGGAAACCAGCGCGAAGTCCAGCATCAACGTGGAGGAG GCCTTCATGACGCTCGGCAGAGACATCATGACCAGACTCAACAGGAAGATG AACGACAGTAACCCTCCTGGAGGAGGCGGGCCCGTTAAGATCACAGAGTCTCGCTCCAAGAAGAGCTTCTTCAGGTGCTCGCTGCTGTAG
- the LOC123959272 gene encoding isocitrate dehydrogenase [NAD] subunit alpha, mitochondrial-like isoform X3, with the protein MAGSAWRSMLTQVVGGALRRPALSSAAFSRGMQTVTLIPGDGIGPEISTAVMKIFEAAKAPIRWEERNVTAIKGPGGRWMIPPDAKESMDQNKIGLKGPLKTPIAAGHPSMNLLLRKTFDLYANVRPCISIEGYKTPYTDVNLVTIRENTEGEYSGIEHVIVDGVVQSIKLITEDASRRIAEYAFEYARNNQRTSVTAVHKANIMRMSDGLFLRKCREVAENFKDIKFTEMYLDTVCLNMVQDPTQFDVLVMPNLYGDILSDLCAGLIGGLGVTPSGNIGANGVAIFESVHGTAPDIAGLDMANPTALLLSAVMMLRHMGLHDYGNKIQTACFDTIRDKKVLTKDLGGNSKCSEFTADICRRIQDMD; encoded by the exons ATGGCAGGCAGCGCGTGGAGGTCAATG CTGACCCAGGTGGTGGGGGGGGCCCTCAGGAGACCCGCTCTGTCTTCAGCTGCCTTTTCCAGAGGG atgCAGACCGTCACTCTGATTCCTGGAGACGGGATCGGGCCGGAGATCTCCACGGCGGTCATGAAGATCTTTGAAGCGGCCAAA GCTCCAATCAGGTGGGAGGAGAGGAACGTGACGGCCATCAAGGGACCCGGCGGCAGATGGATGATCCCTCCGGACGCCAAAGAGTCCATGGACCAGAACAAGATCGGACTGAAAG GACCCCTGAAGACGCCCATCGCCGCAGGTCACCCCTCCATGAACCTGCTCCTGAGGAAGACCTTCGACCTTTACGCCAACGTGCGACCCTGCATCTCCATCGAGGGCTACAAGACCCCGTACACCGACGTCAACCTGGTGACCATCCGAGAGAACACGGAGGGCGAGTACAGCGGCATCGAACACGTG ATCGTGGACGGCGTCGTTCAGAGCATCAAACTGATCACAGAGGACGCCAGCAGACGCATCGCAGAGTACGCCTTCGAGTACGCCAGGAACAACCAAAGAACCAGCGTGACGGCCGTCCACAAGGCCAACATCAT GCGGATGTCAGACGGGCTGTTCCTCAGAAAGTGTCGCGAGGTGGCCGAGAACTTCAAAGACATCAAGTTCACAGAGATGTACCTGGACACCGTTTGTCTCAAC ATGGTTCAGGATCCGACCCAGTTCGACGTGCTGGTCATGCCCAACCTGTACGGAGACATCCTCAG CGATCTGTGCGCCGGTCTGATCGGAGGCCTCGGAGTCACTCCCAGCGGGAACATCGGCGCCAACGGAGTCGCCATCTTTGAATCG gtCCACGGCACCGCCCCCGACATCGCCGGCCTGGACATGGCGAACCCCACCGCCCTGCTGCTCAGCGCTGTCATGATGCTGCGCCACATGGGTCTCCATGACTACGGCAACAAGATCCAGACGGCCTGTTTCGACACCATCAGAGACAAGAAG GTGCTGACGAAGGACCTGGGAGGAAACTCCAAGTGTTCGGAGTTTACAGCTGACATCTGCCGTCGCATCCAGGATATGGACTGA
- the LOC123959272 gene encoding isocitrate dehydrogenase [NAD] subunit alpha, mitochondrial-like isoform X2, whose product MQELAELAELAELAELTVVVHQLTQVVGGALRRPALSSAAFSRGMQTVTLIPGDGIGPEISTAVMKIFEAAKAPIRWEERNVTAIKGPGGRWMIPPDAKESMDQNKIGLKGPLKTPIAAGHPSMNLLLRKTFDLYANVRPCISIEGYKTPYTDVNLVTIRENTEGEYSGIEHVIVDGVVQSIKLITEDASRRIAEYAFEYARNNQRTSVTAVHKANIMRMSDGLFLRKCREVAENFKDIKFTEMYLDTVCLNMVQDPTQFDVLVMPNLYGDILSDLCAGLIGGLGVTPSGNIGANGVAIFESVHGTAPDIAGLDMANPTALLLSAVMMLRHMGLHDYGNKIQTACFDTIRDKKVLTKDLGGNSKCSEFTADICRRIQDMD is encoded by the exons ATGCAGGAGCTAGCAGAGCTAGCAGAGCTAGCAGAGCTAGCAGAGCTCACTGTTGTTGTTCACCAG CTGACCCAGGTGGTGGGGGGGGCCCTCAGGAGACCCGCTCTGTCTTCAGCTGCCTTTTCCAGAGGG atgCAGACCGTCACTCTGATTCCTGGAGACGGGATCGGGCCGGAGATCTCCACGGCGGTCATGAAGATCTTTGAAGCGGCCAAA GCTCCAATCAGGTGGGAGGAGAGGAACGTGACGGCCATCAAGGGACCCGGCGGCAGATGGATGATCCCTCCGGACGCCAAAGAGTCCATGGACCAGAACAAGATCGGACTGAAAG GACCCCTGAAGACGCCCATCGCCGCAGGTCACCCCTCCATGAACCTGCTCCTGAGGAAGACCTTCGACCTTTACGCCAACGTGCGACCCTGCATCTCCATCGAGGGCTACAAGACCCCGTACACCGACGTCAACCTGGTGACCATCCGAGAGAACACGGAGGGCGAGTACAGCGGCATCGAACACGTG ATCGTGGACGGCGTCGTTCAGAGCATCAAACTGATCACAGAGGACGCCAGCAGACGCATCGCAGAGTACGCCTTCGAGTACGCCAGGAACAACCAAAGAACCAGCGTGACGGCCGTCCACAAGGCCAACATCAT GCGGATGTCAGACGGGCTGTTCCTCAGAAAGTGTCGCGAGGTGGCCGAGAACTTCAAAGACATCAAGTTCACAGAGATGTACCTGGACACCGTTTGTCTCAAC ATGGTTCAGGATCCGACCCAGTTCGACGTGCTGGTCATGCCCAACCTGTACGGAGACATCCTCAG CGATCTGTGCGCCGGTCTGATCGGAGGCCTCGGAGTCACTCCCAGCGGGAACATCGGCGCCAACGGAGTCGCCATCTTTGAATCG gtCCACGGCACCGCCCCCGACATCGCCGGCCTGGACATGGCGAACCCCACCGCCCTGCTGCTCAGCGCTGTCATGATGCTGCGCCACATGGGTCTCCATGACTACGGCAACAAGATCCAGACGGCCTGTTTCGACACCATCAGAGACAAGAAG GTGCTGACGAAGGACCTGGGAGGAAACTCCAAGTGTTCGGAGTTTACAGCTGACATCTGCCGTCGCATCCAGGATATGGACTGA